A portion of the Toxoplasma gondii ME49 chromosome VIIb, whole genome shotgun sequence genome contains these proteins:
- a CDS encoding hypothetical protein (encoded by transcript TGME49_257170) has translation MPEDVLCRRAASPSAPLDASPLLAALPRVCPGQLWCLCLLLASPSWRRPPGVCFEMATTTTADRPRRQGREDHRRLVTCQSPSSPPESPATFSEASRSAASSASAPYPSPHQSAPLHFSPAVDGAAERVCRSRVLLPTMVVFLLVYVHLSHEPVANNHRGRGGIGEDASVFCGCRGSRSNAFGKTAECRVRNLTSPRTRRQTDAASAELLLPAFLHAAASPRSSFVGKESFFPFSYSNSKQMSVMPSSWQAYKRDRQVTRRPRLATLMVSSPFLPAPPTISSPAPRRGARCQDTTACPTLHSRGATSAVQGSRPIRDRSLLPPHTFSSSFLLCSPASSDCSSSASRSRPSSQFPDCSASFPNSSFRSTVSSQSTRTEAAKQPLLRVILKTATGCPELDFSLHFDLPFDATVSDLRRALQVRLQQEEERLLAALTPDPGQVHGSRSSAESNGANLELSGSEQKPDETSHCLHASPSRVSSSSASLPLPGDSSASSGPPLSLLRLLHGGASVDDASRRLSSLLPAKSGEAGKLPEGQENAFEAPQPLVFLLDLPIPPLVLSRDANLSPANASPSEAASEESSASRFCAPLSTRVDDIAAAQTGALQEIIDVLLRLQEARLSLTKKARESVCGRSPGSSPDSPLFDAVWGNTGLPLQSSENVLRRVEALKRAAASRRTSLGDSRCPSSHSHSSSLEPPSVPSTSPLSTLPCPSSSPPPASSASLSSSPSPCVASSSGSSSGNLVEFPRLAPTLGDRLRQVARVTFDVDWPWIARVGCISFVLQALLGCFASSRVPVTPASGREAGGGDGDSRRGSAASAQSGGMTEAGDGEAESRARRGGWAAVWLRSLQENVSEKDSTFWRRRMLLAAAPALVLSGWRPVRFLRKLVSHSLPRGQWWTALSPLLTSSQTATLTINEEAVLQVLADERAHPD, from the exons ATGCCGGAAGACGTTCTCTGTCGAAgagctgcttcgccttcggcCCCTCTAGACGCATCGCCGCTTCTTGCTGCCTTACCTCGCGTCTGCCCTGGTCAGCTTtggtgtctgtgtctgctccttgcctctccttcttggcGTCGGCCTCCTGGCGTCTGCTTCGAGATGGCGACCACGACGACGGCCGACAGACCCAGGCGCCAGGGCAGAGAGGACCACCGGAGGCTGGTCACCTGTcagtcgccttcctctcctcctgaGTCGCCTGCGACGTTTTCCGAGGCTTCCCGttccgccgcttcttccgcctctgctcCTTACCCCTCTCCTCACCAGTCCGCCCCCCTTCActtctctcccgctgtcGACGGCGCCGCCGAAAGAGTCTGCCGAagccgcgttcttctcccgaCCATGGTTGTGTTCCTCctggtgtacgtacacctcagtCATGAGCCTGTCGCAAACAACCACCGGGGCAGGGGAGGGATCGGAGAGGACGCATCCGTTTTCTGCGGCTGTCGGGGCAGCAGGTCGAATGCCTTTGGCAAAACAGCCGAGTGTCGAGTAAGGAATTTGACTTCGCCGAGAACGAGGCGTCAGACCGACGCAGCCAGTGCCGAGCTGCTCCTGCCGGCTTTCCTCCATGCAGCTGCCAGTCCGCGCAGTTCGTTTGTCGGCAAAGAaagtttttttcctttctcttaCTCCAACTCAAAGCAGATGTCCGTGATGCCGTCGTCGTGGCAAGCCtacaagagagacaggcaggtGACGAGGCGTCCTCGCCTCGCGACGCTCATGGtatcttctccttttcttcctgctccgCCCACTATTTCTTCCCCAGCGCCGCGTCGAGGAGCTCGGTGTCAAGACACCACAGCATGCCCGACTCTCCACTCTCGAGGTGCAACCTCCGCCGTCCAAGGTTCACGCCCAATTAGAGACAggtctctccttccaccCCACacattctcttcttcgttccttctgTGTTCGCCGGCGTCCTCTGAttgctcttcctctgcttctcgaagCCGTCCTTCCTCCCAGTTCCCAGActgttctgcttccttcccgAATTCCTCCTTTCGTTCAACCGTCTCCTCCCAAAGTACACgcacagaagcagcgaagcagcCACTGCTGCGAGTCATTCTGAAGACAGCCACCGGGTGTCCAGAGCTGgatttttctctccactttgaTCTCCCTTTCGACGCGACAGTCAGCGACCTCCGTCGAGCTCTGCAGGTCCGCTTgcagcaagaagaggaacgccTGCTCGCGGCTCTAACTCCTGACCCTGGACAGGTCCACGGTTCCAGGAgctctgcagagagcaaCGGCGCAAACCTCGAGTTGTCAGGCAGTGAGCAGAAGCCGGACGAGACGAGCCACTGTCTCCATGCTTCGCCTTCacgcgtgtcttcttcctcggcttctcttccccttccagGTGattcctcagcttcttccggGCCGCCTCTGAGTCTGCTACGTCTGCTACACGGAGGCGCCAGCGTGGACGACGCGAGCAggcgcctttcctctttgctcCCAGCGAAGAGCGGCGAAGCTGGCAAGCTTCCAGAAGGGCAAGAGAACGCTTTCGAAGCGCCGCAGCcactcgtctttctcctcgatctTCCAATCCCGCCCTTGGTGCTGTCCAGAGACGCGAATTTGTCACCAGCGAACGCATCACCTTCTGAAGCCGCTTCTGAAGAgtcctctgcctcgcgtttctgcgccCCGCTCTCGACGCGCGTCGACGACATCGCTGCTGCCCAAACGGGCGCGCTTCAAGAGATCATCGATGTGCTTCTTCGCTTGCAGgaggcgcgtctctctctgacgaAGAAGGCTCGTGAATCGGTTTGTGGTCGGTCCCCAGGCTCCTCGCCTgactctcctctctttgaCGCTGTGTGGGGAAACACCGGGCTTCCTCTGCAGAGCAGCGAGAATGTCCTGAGGCGCGTCGAGGCTCTTAAACGCGCCGCGGCTTCCCGCCGGACGTCCCTCGGCGACTCTCGGTGTCCGTCTTCTCATTCTCACTCCTCTTCGCTAGAGCCTCCCAGCGTTCCTTCcacttctcctctctccactctgccctgcccttcttcttctcctcctcctgcgtcttctgcgtctctctcgtcttctccttctccgtgcgttgcttcttcctctgggTCTTCTTCCGGGAACTTGGTGGAGTTCCCTCGCTTGGCGCCGACACTCGGCGACCGGCTGAGACAAGTCGCACGGGTCACCTTCGACGTGGACTGGCCGTGGATCGCTCGCGTCGGGTGTatctccttcgtcctccaGGCTCTGCTGggctgcttcgcttcttcgcgggTCCCTGTGACGCCTGCGAGCGGCCGCGAGGCAGGtggcggagacggcgacagTCGCAGAGGCTCGGCCGCTTCGGCGCAGAGCGGCGGGATGACGGAGGCCGGCGATGGCGAGGCTGAGTCGCGCGCCAGGCGGGGGGGCTGGGCTGCAGTGTGGCTGCGGTCTCTGCAGGAAAACGTTTCAGAAAAAGATTCCACGTTCTGGCGCAGACGCATGCTCCTTGCTGCAGCACCTGCGCTCGTCCTCTCTGGGTGGCGGCCTGTGCGTTTTCTGCGGAAACTCGTCTCGCATTCGCTGCCCAGAGGCCAGTGGTGGACAG CGCTCAGTCCGCTCCTCACATCCTCCCAGACTGCGACGCTGACCATCAACGAAGAAGCAGTTCTTCAAGTGCTGGCAGACGAACGAGCACATCCTGACTAG
- a CDS encoding hypothetical protein (encoded by transcript TGME49_257160), which yields MAGSYFAVRAGSGALAATTNASRVSYLARLGRWPSSAVVSGRVSPRVSATNSAFFCSLSRTRFAAKAVQAHGGAHAPAATVTPKYTDDIPAEYYQNGIFKNYKRDDSPLRSLIRMGLTFGTCFLIIFLNHQASCSHWHFKHRIAGSYLDSAE from the coding sequence ATGGCTGGCAGTTACTTCGCCGTTCGGGCGGGTAGCGGCGCCTTGGCTGCGACGACAAACGCGTCGAGAGTTTCCTACCTTGCAAGACTGGGTCGCTGGCCGTCTTCCGCAGTAGTGTCTGGTCGTGTTTCGCCGCGTGTTTCTGCCACGAACAGCGCCTTTTTCTGCTCCCTCTCTCGAACGCGATTTGCCGCAAAAGCAGTCCAGGCGCACGGCGGCGCTCACGCACCCGCGGCGACAGTCACACCAAAGTACACAGACGATATCCCTGCTGAATATTACCAGAACGGCATCTTCAAGAACTACAAACGAGACGATTCTCCCCTCCGGAGTTTGATTCGCATGGGTCTCACCTTTGGGACCTGCTTTCTGATCATTTTCCTGAACCACCAAGCGTCTTGCAGCCACTGGCACTTCAAGCATCGCATTGCCGGCTCTTACCTCGACTCTGCCGAGTGA